One stretch of Oncorhynchus keta strain PuntledgeMale-10-30-2019 chromosome 16, Oket_V2, whole genome shotgun sequence DNA includes these proteins:
- the LOC118395497 gene encoding centrosomal protein of 44 kDa isoform X2 — MMSTGDLKGCLRKLDAQLRALKYPREVDYNGLAKGDPSAFLPIVSYAFISYSPHLAEHLVGFGVELTGKNDLRFIECIYKVLRDLFHYKPVLTKQQLLQFGYAERKTCILCDVIAFALQKHKELSKGNKLSLSRPLVERHIGGDSWVSSSRTSDNEESEEEGLGLEEVQNQAPTVPQTDLVVEGRLAALEVQLPQIQTRLGRLSALEQRLELLEKASAGRITIDKHQWENLESRVLLLETRLTLSTAMAQESLSLINGGWSHHMADNATEVTESRPSPPESLLHNSGCERPQSSTPSASYPISPCVTTAPPEENMKERLERIANMMKDTSSLLRSIEPSM; from the exons ATGATGTCAACCGGTGATTTGAAAGGATGTCTTCGGAAGCTGGATGCTCAACTACGGGCATTGAAGTACCCAAGAGAGGTCGACTATAATGG CTTAGCCAAAGGGGATCCTTCTGCCTTTCTCCCCATAGTGAGTTATGCATTCATCTCCTATTCACCACACCTTGCTGAACACCTGGTGGGCTTCGGAGTGGAACTCACTGGGAAGAACGACCTACGTTTTATCGAATGCATCTACAAG GTACTTCGGGATCTCTTCCACTACAAACCCGTCCTGACCAAGCAGCAGCTCCTCCAGTTTGGCTATGCAGAAAGAAAGACCTGcatcctctgtgatgtcatcgccTTCGCCCTGCAGAAACACAAAGAGCTCAGCAAAGGCAACAAG TTGTCCCTAAGCAGGCCACTAGTGGAGAGACACATTGGGGGTGACTCCTGGGTCTCCTCTAGTAGAACCTCCGATAATGAAGAGTCTGAGGAGGAGGGGCTGGGACTGGAGGAGGTCCAGAACCAAGCACCTACAGTCCCTCAAACA GAcctggtggtggaggggaggcTGGCAGCGCTGGAGGTCCAGCTGCCACAGATCCAGACTAGGCTGGGGAGGCTCTCGGCCCTGGAGCAGAGGCTGGAGCTTCTAGAGAAGGCCTCGGCCGGGAGGATCACTATAGACAAGCACCAGTGGGAGAACCTGGAGAGCAGAGTGCTACTGCTGGAGACCAGACTGACCCTCTCCACAGCCAtggcccag GAGTCGTTGTCACTTATCAATGGAGGTTGGAGTCATCACATGGCGGATAATGCAACAGAAGTCACTG AGTCAAGACCCAGTCCTCCAGAGAGCCTCCTACACAACTCTGGCTGTGAGCGTCCTCAGTCTTCCACCCCTTCTGCTAGCTATCCCATCAGCCCCTGTGTGACAACGGCACCCCCAGAG GAGAATATGAAAGAGAGATTGGAAAGGATAGCCAACAT GATGAAAGACACGTCCAGCCTTTTAAGAAGTATTGAACCCTCAATGTAA
- the LOC118395497 gene encoding centrosomal protein of 44 kDa isoform X1, translating into MMSTGDLKGCLRKLDAQLRALKYPREVDYNGLAKGDPSAFLPIVSYAFISYSPHLAEHLVGFGVELTGKNDLRFIECIYKVLRDLFHYKPVLTKQQLLQFGYAERKTCILCDVIAFALQKHKELSKGNKPKPRARFQASSSDSKSEALPFQAETMNPMATTLSLSRPLVERHIGGDSWVSSSRTSDNEESEEEGLGLEEVQNQAPTVPQTDLVVEGRLAALEVQLPQIQTRLGRLSALEQRLELLEKASAGRITIDKHQWENLESRVLLLETRLTLSTAMAQESLSLINGGWSHHMADNATEVTESRPSPPESLLHNSGCERPQSSTPSASYPISPCVTTAPPEENMKERLERIANMMKDTSSLLRSIEPSM; encoded by the exons ATGATGTCAACCGGTGATTTGAAAGGATGTCTTCGGAAGCTGGATGCTCAACTACGGGCATTGAAGTACCCAAGAGAGGTCGACTATAATGG CTTAGCCAAAGGGGATCCTTCTGCCTTTCTCCCCATAGTGAGTTATGCATTCATCTCCTATTCACCACACCTTGCTGAACACCTGGTGGGCTTCGGAGTGGAACTCACTGGGAAGAACGACCTACGTTTTATCGAATGCATCTACAAG GTACTTCGGGATCTCTTCCACTACAAACCCGTCCTGACCAAGCAGCAGCTCCTCCAGTTTGGCTATGCAGAAAGAAAGACCTGcatcctctgtgatgtcatcgccTTCGCCCTGCAGAAACACAAAGAGCTCAGCAAAGGCAACAAG CCAAAGCCGAGAGCTCGTTTTCAGGCCTCGAGTTCAGACTCCAAAAGTGAGGCTCTCCCATTTCAGGCTGAAACAATGAACCCCATGGCCACCACA TTGTCCCTAAGCAGGCCACTAGTGGAGAGACACATTGGGGGTGACTCCTGGGTCTCCTCTAGTAGAACCTCCGATAATGAAGAGTCTGAGGAGGAGGGGCTGGGACTGGAGGAGGTCCAGAACCAAGCACCTACAGTCCCTCAAACA GAcctggtggtggaggggaggcTGGCAGCGCTGGAGGTCCAGCTGCCACAGATCCAGACTAGGCTGGGGAGGCTCTCGGCCCTGGAGCAGAGGCTGGAGCTTCTAGAGAAGGCCTCGGCCGGGAGGATCACTATAGACAAGCACCAGTGGGAGAACCTGGAGAGCAGAGTGCTACTGCTGGAGACCAGACTGACCCTCTCCACAGCCAtggcccag GAGTCGTTGTCACTTATCAATGGAGGTTGGAGTCATCACATGGCGGATAATGCAACAGAAGTCACTG AGTCAAGACCCAGTCCTCCAGAGAGCCTCCTACACAACTCTGGCTGTGAGCGTCCTCAGTCTTCCACCCCTTCTGCTAGCTATCCCATCAGCCCCTGTGTGACAACGGCACCCCCAGAG GAGAATATGAAAGAGAGATTGGAAAGGATAGCCAACAT GATGAAAGACACGTCCAGCCTTTTAAGAAGTATTGAACCCTCAATGTAA